The following coding sequences are from one Dermacentor andersoni chromosome 5, qqDerAnde1_hic_scaffold, whole genome shotgun sequence window:
- the LOC126531549 gene encoding NFX1-type zinc finger-containing protein 1-like produces MHRLKQHGGAASTDEYFSRTSSSSEDDDDVTLDGAPFESPLPRLRDESVAQLRLAKAGCRDTGRQGRNCHTYSKGAGFSLGNDGDSSHSPTTKSRSWRHISRTADTYALSQLLDCSDTEALFTLVLMGVHFDALLENAALDCAALNTLLALLAKACACRQTEHLRLLLGTVAANNRFLRNVEQQLVCRRRFPAFWDQFVVPLVTVVEKSVKLLPRDGTNNLCGVAAALLDLVNSSLQDTQPIDANVVEAVESVGTHLAEANKLDFRRVVGRTHYASFPGDGDAGEKTTVLPADFIQSVQLGETVEVDSFRPATTAEYIKVQYSRLKQLFLLPLEKVLTTLQSFPSSAEVRNPVIYTKVKIGPPICTFNGVGNKINFTIVDSRDCESKLQPGCMICISNDGFETVFFGTVLWRSFKDKERGHMVASFPDTRRLEGVASARGFVMTECPEFYEDYASVFGVMKQFEKTQLQLPFRKYVVDRRSDAAAPGYMNNNTVFDMKALFQKSVFIRPHKDRDWPNSEETELDRYQYDSVQTAVSRAVTLVEGMPGTGKTFVTTRLVSVMLDNINVSHGGPILIVSKDKESICSLMAHFEGVLDDVEVVSEDSDLFQMTKKVLSAGPNPEVVEPTPLRLLRRHVDELEQLKSRTRNQQDHLRRIPSRLLGESELKSVMSDKHYKSLFFTMVTGAEDKLRDWLLADNEDVVARFSSGHRGSLSEDEVCYVSDVWALDMESRYRLYGYWRDNYYERKSREWLDLVGRFKTLLLLKEEVEEKLQFETLRVPKIVGVTLCSLPKIWKALRDIKPHIIIVLEARSIPEPFMFPVITLNPHHIVFISDTQNVFDVQEDIGAAHDSLFDRLVKQGVACCQLLTQYQLNPSTVKILDAFKTKKILERYEFKTELSDIRGVSSNLRFIDHSVSYDRDNIIACALEAEFLASLAKYLLLQGYRPSQISVYAPTADQVELIKSNLCGLEEEPPVTTVEKAKGCKNTIVLMSFACPNTTYDINASCRDHYNVIASSTIGLYCIGNITYLSDNTKTWKQVAPVLCAEGLVGPLELKCQLHPEKTTAVSKARDFADVHDGGCSTPCNAFLPCGHPCPKTCHLTDKDHQQTVCTKPCKKLLLCDHPCKALCGEPCPSECEVMVNALSPCDHVVRVPCSAVLNASEVRAQCNEVCGKKISKGVRCARKCRDCFLESTHLNDDVYFEEEPSICTSCRIM; encoded by the exons GTCGTGGAGGCACATCTCGAGGACCGCGGACACGTACGCGCTGTCTCAGCTGCTCGACTGCTCCGACACAGAGGCCCTCTTCACGCTCGTCCTCATGGGGGTCCACTTCGACGCGCTGCTGGAGAACGCCGCGCTCGACTGCGCAGCGCTCAACACGCTCCTGGCTTTGCTCGCCAAGGCGTGCGCGTGCCGCCAGACTGAACACCTGAGACTGCTGCTGGGAACCGTGGCGGCCAACAACAGGTTCCTGCGGAACGTCGAGCAGCAGCTTGTCTGCAG ACGGAGATTTCCGGCCTTTTGGGACCAGTTCGTGGTACCTCTGGTGACGGTCGTGGAGAAATCAGTGAAACTGCTTCCACGTGATGGAACGAATAACCTCTGTGGCGTCGCTGCTGCTTTACTAGACTTAGTCAACAGCAGCCTGCAGGACACGCAGCCTATCGACGCGAATGTTGTGGAGGCGGTAGAAAGTGTTGGCACACACTTGGCCGAGGCGAACAAGCTCGATTTCCGGCGAGTCGTTGGGAGGACACATTACGCCTCGTTTCCCGGGGACGGAGACGCTGGAGAGAAGACAACCGTGCTGCCAGCGGACTTCATTCAAAGCGTGCAACTGGGTGAAACAGTAGAAGTCGACTCTTTTCGTCCAGCCACGACAGCTGAATACATAAAGGTCCAGTACAGCCGCCTCAAGCAGCTCTTTCTGCTTCCTTTGGAGAAAGTATTGACCACGTTGCAGTCGTTCCCGTCCTCGGCTGAAGTCCGCAACCCTGTCATTTACACAAAAGTGAAGATTGGTCCTCCCATATGCACGTTCAATGGCGTCGGCAACAAAATAAACTTCACCATTGTAGATAGCAGAGATTGCGAGTCCAAGCTGCAGCCAGGATGCATGATTTGCATAAGCAACGACGGCTTTGAAACAGTCTTCTTCGGCACGGTACTCTGGCGAAGTTTCAAAGACAAAGAACGGGGGCACATGGTTGCGTCCTTTCCCGATACTAGGAGGCTTGAGGGCGTGGCTTCCGCTCGAGGCTTTGTCATGACAGAGTGTCCGGAGTTTTATGAAGACTATGCTTCTGTTTTTGGTGTGATGAAACAGTTTGAGAAGACACAGCTGCAGCTCCCTTTCAGAAAATACGTTGTCGACAGGCGCAGCGATGCCGCTGCGCCTGGCTACATGAACAACAACACCGTTTTTGACATGAAAGCACTGTTCCAAAAGAGTGTATTTATACGCCCGCACAAGGACCGAGATTGGCCGAACAGCGAAGAGACTGAACTGGACCGCTACCAATACGATTCCGTTCAGACGGCAGTTTCGAGGGCCGTCACGCTCGTAGAGGGAATGCCTGGAACAGGCAAAACGTTCGTGACGACGCGGCTTGTATCTGTAATGTTGGACAACATCAATGTCTCCCATGGAGGCCCCATTCTGATCGTATCGAAGGACAAGGAAAGCATCTGCTCGCTAATGGCGCACTTTGAAGGAGTGCTGGACGATGTTGAAGTCGTTAGCGAAGACAGCGATCTTTTTCAAATGACAAAGAAAGTGCTGTCTGCCGGACCAAACCCTGAAGTAGTCGAGCCGACACCTTTGCGCTTGCTGAGACGACATGTCGACGAGCTTGAACAACTGAAGTCACGAACTAGGAACCAGCAAGATCATCTCAGACGTATTCCGTCTAGGCTTCTAGGTGAGAGCGAGCTTAAATCCGTGATGAGTGACAAGCACTACAAGAGCTTGTTTTTCACTATGGTCACTGGGGCTGAAGACAAGCTGAGAGACTGGCTGCTTGCTGACAATGAAGATGTTGTAGCAAGGTTTTCTTCAGGCCACCGCGGTTCTCTATCTGAGGATGAAGTCTGTTACGTTAGTGATGTGTGGGCGCTTGACATGGAGAGCAGGTATCGGCTCTATGGTTACTGGAGGGACAACTATTATGAGAGGAAATCACGTGAGTGGCTCGATTTGGTAGGAAGGTTCAAAACACTACTTTTGCTGAAGGAAGAAGTGGAGGAAAAATTGCAATTCGAGACTCTTCGCGTACCGAAGATTGTAGGAGTAACTCTCTGTTCGCTACCTAAAATATGGAAGGCACTCAGAGATATTAAGCCCCACATTATTATTGTGCTAGAAGCACGTTCAATACCGGAGCCCTTCATGTTTCCAGTAATAACACTTAACCCTCACCATATTGTTTTCATTAGTGATACACAAAACGTTTTCGATGTGCAGGAAGATATTGGTGCGGCTCATGACTCGTTATTTGACCGTCTTGTGAAACAAGGGGTCGCCTGCTGTCAGCTTTTGACGCAGTACCAACTCAACCCAAGCACAGTAAAAATTTTAGATGCTTTCAAGACGAAAAAAATTCTTGAAAGGTACGAGTTCAAGACCGAACTTTCCGACATACGGGGAGTGTCGTCGAACTTGCGTTTCATTGACCATTCCGTGAGCTACGACAGGGACAATATTATCGCGTGTGCTCTCGAAGCGGAATTTCTGGCGTCGTTGGCGAAGTACTTGCTCCTGCAGGGCTACCGCCCAAGCCAAATCTCCGTGTACGCACCCACAGCGGATCAAGTTGAACTCATCAAATCGAACTTGTGTGGCCTGGAAGAAGAGCCTCCGGTCACTACAGTGGAGAAAGCCAAAGGCTGCAAGAACACCATTGTACTCATGTCATTCGCGTGTCCCAACACGACGTACGACATCAACGCCTCCTGCAGGGACCACTACAACGTCATCGCGTCTTCTACGATAGGACTGTACTGCATCGGGAACATTACGTACTTGTCGGATAACACCAAAACATGGAAGCAGGTTGCTCCCGTTCTTTGCGCAGAAGGTCTGGTGGGGCCACTCGAGCTCAAGTGCCAGCTACACCCGGAGAAGACCACAGCCGTGTCGAAGGCAAGGGACTTCGCTGATGTGCATGACGGCGGCTGCAGTACACCGTGCAATGCCTTCCTGCCTTGCGGTCACCCGTGTCCCAAAACATGCCACCTAACGGACAAAGACCACCAGCAGACCGTGTGCACCAAGCCTTGCAAGAAGCTGCTCTTGTGCGATCACCCTTGCAAGGCATTGTGTGGAGAACCTTGTCCAAGTGAGTGCGAGGTCATGGTGAACGCGCTGAGTCCTTGTGACCACGTCGTTAGGGTCCCCTGCTCGGCCGTGCTCAATGCGAGCGAGGTGCGCGCCCAATGCAACGAAGTGTGCGGAAAGAAGATCAGCAAGGGCGTCCGCTGCGCAAGAAAGTGTCGCGACTGCTTTCTTGAAAGCACTCACCTTAACGACGATGTCTACTTCGAAGAGGAGCCCTCAATCTGCACGAGCTGCCGAATCATGTGA